Proteins co-encoded in one Centroberyx gerrardi isolate f3 chromosome 18, fCenGer3.hap1.cur.20231027, whole genome shotgun sequence genomic window:
- the rsph3 gene encoding radial spoke head protein 3 homolog, with translation MTSVLQPQKEAPNGTYTFSSRPRPVQNRSKYREPNSEQNDGQSTYGNIMYDRRVVRGNTYAQQIIPTAAQPEPAEIHRQQEARRRAVARRRAREQFRHGTPEALEGRKHIDVQTELYLEELSDQIEATNVECQTDAFLDKPATPLFIPAKSGKDVATQIEEGELFDFDREVQPVLEVLVGKTVEQSLLEVMEEEELACLRAQQRAFEELRNAQLVEVQRLEEQERRHREEKERRLAQQREVLEQEKETAEKIAARAYTQNYLADLLPSVFTTLRTHGYFYDPVEKDIETNFFPWLMAEVNNNLEKRYVARELLDMLIHDVTQ, from the exons ATGACATCcgttttacagcctcaaaaggAGGCACCAAACGGCACGTACACTTTCTCAAGTCGTCCAAGGCCTGTTCAGAACCGCTCCAAATATAGGGAGCCGAACTCAGAACA GAATGATGGACAAAGCACCTATGGAAACATCATGTATGACCGGCGCGTTGTCAGGGGAAACACTTACGCCCAGCAAATCATACCGACT GCCGCTCAGCCAGAGCCTGCGGAGatacacagacagcaggaagccAGAAGGAGAGCCGTGGCTCGCAGACGGGCCAGGGAGCAGTTCAGACACGGGACTCCTGAGGCCCTCGAGGGCAGGAAGCACATCGACGTACAAACGG AGCTTTATCTTGAGGAACTGAGCGATCAGATAGAGGCCACCAATGTTGAATGCCAGACTGACGCTTTTCTGGACAAACCGGCGACTCCGCTCTTCATACCTGCCAAATCTGGCAAAGATGTTGCCAcacagatagaggagggagag TTGTTTGACTTCGACCGGGAGGTGCAGCCGGTGTTGGAGGTGCTGGTGGGGAAGACGGTGGAGCAGTCTCTGctggaggtgatggaggaggaggagctggccTGCCTGAGGGCCCAGCAGAGGGCCTTCGAGGAGCTCCGCAACGCCCAGCTGGTGGAGGTGCAGCggctggaggagcaggagagacgCCATCGTGAAGAGAAA GAGCGCAGACTTGCCCAGCAGAGGGAGGTGCTGGAGCAAGAGAAGGAGACTGCGGAGAAGATCGCTGCCCGGGCGTACACCCAGAACTACCTGGCTGACCTTCTGCCGTCAGTCTTCACCACGCTGAGGACCCACGGATACTTTTACGACCCTGTGGAGAAAG ATATTGAGACGAACTTCTTCCCCTGGCTGATGGCTGAGGTTAACAACAATCTGGAGAAGAGATATGTAGCAAGAGAGCTGCTGGACA TGCTCATCCATGATGTCACTCAGTAA